A segment of the Amblyomma americanum isolate KBUSLIRL-KWMA chromosome 6, ASM5285725v1, whole genome shotgun sequence genome:
TGCAGGTGGGTGAGAAAGACACAAGCCAACTCTATAAGTTAGAGGAAAGGGTAATtaccccgggtactccggctcggtAGATGAGCGCCGCCTTGGGGGAAGATATGCAGAAGGGATAAAATGAAGAAAGAGTAGAAAAATGGCCGaggtggagggctcccgaataatttaaACCGCCTGGTGATGATTACCGTGATCCCCCCTTcaacaaaacgcggccgccgcggtccggtatTCAACTTGCGTCCTCGTCATCAAGAGCCGAGCGCAAAGTAAGGGAAATGACGCCAAGTAGCGCTGAGGGGAATGCACAGCCAGGGCTACTCTAGGAGGGGGGAGTGGTGCCGCGTATTCGTGTGTCGGGCTGACTCCGTCTTCTTCAGGTGAGACTCGCGACTGTAAGATGCCCGCAAACGCTTCTGAACACCCGTCATGCGCGGCGCCTAGACGGGAGGCCGAGTTGACAACGTTCATGCTAGTCCTGCAGTTTACACCATAATCGtaaatgtatttttttctcttggatttcagcttcattttttttcttggtgtGCCTGGCTTGCGTTTTTGTTTCTACTCTTTTTTCTGCAGTAGAGCTTAACTTTACAGACCGTTGGAAAACTATGCATCAGGACACCCCTGATGgccgtggtggtggtaaaactttattgagTTTCATCTCAAAGGGTGTTGGGTGAGTGGTACGAGGCTTCTTGGCCGTTAGAGGCTGCACGACCTGGATGCGGGGATCCGTGTGGAAGTCCCTGCGAGGAGGTCAGAACTAGAACAGCCTTTGAGACCCCACTCCCTCCTGTGCCCAGCCGATGATCCTGACTTTGGATCCAGGCTAAGGACCCAGCAGCGCGGCCTCTCACTGCTCTTCATTATTAATGATTTCACGTTGGCGGCAGGCGCTTAGGACAAGCCCATATTATATTACTTAGGCTTGCTCTGTCGCAGCAAGACTTACTTTAGTCGCTATATACTTCATAGTAGAGATGCGTCATGCATGTGGGATTGACATAGATGCTGGTTTGCAGTAACCGCCAGGTTACCTTTTGGCTTTTCTTGAGGGATTTATGGGCCGTGGGGTCCGGAGAGTCCGGACAGCTTTAAAGTTGGTATTGACTGCGTGGTATATGTAACTGTGATCCCTTAACCGAGAGGGGCGTATCTCAAGAGGGGAACGGTGAGGACTGCTCAGAGCGAGGACCGCCGTCTGGTTCGCGAAGCCTCgggctgcgcgctgagctgcctcATTTCCAAACAGGGAGGAATGCGCCCGCGTCCAGATGATGTGGGAGTAATATGAACTGCGATAGGATGTAAAAATTCGGTACACCAGGGGAGAGATGCTACATTTTAAAACTTACGTAGTGCTGCCTTGCAGTCGCCGAGGACGTATTTGCGGTCGTTGTGAGGGGATGAAGCTATGGCAAGTGCAATAGCTGCCTCCTTCGCTGCTTTGCGCCAAAGATGCATGAATCTGATGGCCTGGCCTGCAGAACGCCGAAGCGATCGACTGCGTGCAGGGTGTAGGCTCGTTGATGCTGATGAGGTATTATATTCTGCGGCGCCTACGTAGAGCACGTCTTCGTCCTCGAGAAAGCGCTGATCAAGAGCCTCGGCTAGATTAGCGCGTCGAACTTTGTGATGGGTGGAATGCATGTTCGGATGAATGGCGTATACCTGCATCTGTTTGCGATGTGTATGTGGCACGTTCACCTTCGGTGCAACAATTCCCTTGTATGGGATGTCGGCCCGGGAAGGGATCTCCATGCCTGCAACAGTTGGTGATAGGCCCTCGTAATGATCCTCTAGGTATAGCCGCAGTAAGCTCCTCCAATGTATTGTGCAAGCTGAGCGGCAGGAAGCGATCGGTTGGTGCACCGTTTTGGAGGTAGGCGGCCTTCTTGTAAACACGTTGGTTCAAGCTGTTTATTTGATCCCGCTTTCCCCTCTTCAAATTTAGTTAGGGGGTGACGGAAACGATAGGGCTGATAACGAACGCCTGTACGAGGCGGAAGAGGTGATACTCCTTCATGCCTATCTACCTGTTTGTGATACGGGAGTGGAGTCACATGATCGGCTTTACCCTGGAGTGCAGAAGCCGTATTGTTTCAaggttattttctttttattaattAGGTGTCGAGGACGCGGAGCGTGTGAACTTCTGGTATCAGTTTTTCAAGCGAACAGAGCTCGATCCTGGGGATTCCCCCTCTTTTTCGGCGGTCTGGAGCCTGCCATCTTAAAAGTAGGAGCTCCGTTTTCTGTAGGGTGCCTTCAAGACCTTTATCCGGAAGACAGACAGAAACCTTATTTCGCAAGGGAATTCGAGGCGTGCAGGTCTGCGCAAAATAGGCTTCCACCTTGTAGATAGCTATCTGGAGAGCTTGTTTTATATCGGTGTCCCAACCCGTGGTGGTCCGCGGATTAACGTCGACCATGTAGAAGCTGCCCTAAAGTACAGGAATCTGATTTAAGAGTTCCGGAAGTCTAGCTGATGATAGTGCCTTATGGCTGTTCTGCCTATCGGGCGGGCGCAACGTACGCATCCTAGGCGGTTTGATATGCGGGTATCCACCGCGCTATATCTGGGCGCTGCGGCGTGCTCCATGAGCTCGTAGTCCCGGCGGTCCGCGTGTCGGAGTCACTACGGCTCCCTAGGCAGTTCGGTTGCTCGGATGCATGTGTTCTGTTAATTGGCGATGAAAATTGGTGAAGTTATTTCGTCATAACAAGTTGCTGCCCGCCGCTAAGCGTATTCTACGGTGCGAGGCTCTCGTACAAGACCTCCTTTTATCGCCCTCAATCTAAGCATTTCCATGGCTCTCAAGAAAAGGCGCAGGGGTTCGAGCCCCGGCTCGAAAGCTTTCCAGtgcaattgctttttttttcttcgagtgTACTGCGCAATGATGGTGGAACGACGCCACGGCCCTGTAGACCAATGAGGACATGTGTAGTGATGTTACCACTGTTGTACTTTCTGATCGTTGTAGGGTATTTGAGTTACCCGCTATGGGTTATGTCGTTGGGACGTCACACCATCGTAAACCAATGATAATTTCGTTTCCACACCAAAACATTGCCGCCCACGTAATTTCGTTCTCACATCGCCGAAGTTGCCGCCGAACGTGCACTCTAACGCTATCGCGCTGAAGTTCCTTGGCCATCGCAGCTCTACCCGTGCAATGGACAGATGTTGGCTGCAGCGGTGGAAGTTTCTATCACAATCCTCCCGTCATACAAATGCCAACGAGCAAATTGGCACAACTGTACCTGATCTCTCCGTCGCGTCTGTAATCCATGGTTAATGCATGCGGGCAGGGCATGCCACGTTATTGTGGCTCTAGAAGTCTACAGCGCTGCGCCTAGTTCAGGCTCCTGGAACAGGCTACGTCGCCActgtcaacatttttttttgctgcgcagaGAAGCTGGCTTCCAGGTTTTTGCAAAGGGTAAATAGCGCAGCCGATTCGAGAATGTCACGCCATCAGGCTCACCCCAACGCTCTTTTAATGAGGAAGCATTAAAGCTGTCGTCGCACCAAAACCCGGCGGATCTCAGAAAATTCCCTGACTCCAAAATTTGTACCCAAGTTCTCCCGCCCCATAATTGAATATGGTTGGAAAATGGTACCAGATTTGAAGGACcaacaagatttaggaaccctaAATTTAATATTGCGGGAAAATCCGAGCTAGACCAGATTCAGCGGGAAAAAGATGCATATAAaggcagcgtggcggcgcggccAGTGGTCGCAAGCAGCTCTAAGTCTAGAGAGGCGGTGTTATAGAGTGCTACAGAACAGGACCCTAACGAAGCTGCTTCTTTCACCTACAAAACAGTAATAAAACCAGGGTCTTCTGCAAGCGGGACCGTGACTGGCGCGGTACCTGCGGAGACTCCTGGACCGTCGACTAAGCCTAAGCCGGGCCGTCCAAACATCCGTTCGCCGTCGTGGAAGAAGGTTGACTctttaatgctgtcgcattaccTCTTATGTGTTGTTTAAATTGCCCCCAAGCTTTAAAGACTTACTTTGCCGGCATTTTTATCTAGGACTTGCGGTTTTCCCATGCCGTTTAACTTCAGCGTCTGACGCTATTTCTTTCACACCTTCCTTCCATCTGTGCCGGCGCAAAGAATGCGACGCCAGCTTCGAACGTGGACCGTAGCACTGCAGGCGCAGCCATGCACGACGTTGTACGGCATGTGAGTGCCCGTTTTGTTAAGGTATTTCATATCGCAGCTAATACTGCTTGAGCGTAGCATATTGAGCAGCCGCTTCTATAGCGGTTTCGCCGACAAtaactgcctccccccccccgtcTTTTTACACCTATATAATGTTACCTTACACGGCTAGACAGGCGTAGCGCTGACAGCGCACGTGCTTTCTTCAGTGCCCATAGTGTGCCTTTCTAGTCTTAAATGCAGTACACATAACAGCCACACACTGACCACGAAAAATAATCAAAcagcttttatttttctcaccCCTGGAACACCACCAAGTCACTGTTCTGGTGGCAGGGGACAAACGCATACCAAAGCAAAAGAACGATTTTATGTAGACCAAGTTATTTTAACGCGTCGAAACTCAGCCTAAGAACCTATGAATTGTTTCAAGGGTAACAAGTAGAGAAAACAAAGCTATGTGTGGCGATACCGAGCGATGCAGGTGACGCAAAGGACACAATCACAACGCTTCTAACACACGGACATAAGGAAATTCGAAATAAATGTCATTTGCACGAAAAGTCATTCCCCGTGAACAGCGAGACAACGCACGCAAGCGAATTTATCAGTAAATATCCGTTTACCCAGGAACAACCATGGGGGCTTGACTACAAGAACACGAAGGTGTAGCAGTAATAAAATGGCGAATAATCATAATAACAGCGATAATAATGTGAAAATTCATGCGGGGTAGGAAGCTGGCGCTTATATTCGTCAAAGCAAAGGTAAATCTACTGGTCGCAATTCTCGCAGCACGCCTTGCGCATCCCTCTAGTCTGTACCAAAGCCATACGTGTGATCATGTATGGTCATGTTTCATTCAGTCTGGCGGTGCCCTGCGCTTAATAAATGTCACATTGTTTTTTTTCAGCATCTTTTTTAATCATCCTCAGTAACTAAAACAATTATACTATATTCGCATCGACAGATGCACTCGTGCCTCTTACAGTGCTTTTGCAACAGCGCTAAATGAAGTGCACCTTAGTATGCCTTAAAACAGACAATACTTTCGCAGTCCATTGGAACTAGTAACTTGTTCTTAATCGCAAGTTGAACGACCTCTATTAGTTTCGCGGCCTGAATGCATATTCACACCACGCACTGCATTGTTTCCACACAAGGTGTTAGTATAGTTCAGGGCGGGAAGACTGTGCACTTTTTGTGCAGAGAATGCACATGGCATACTTGTAGCAAGGAGTCCGCATTCCATTCCACTATGGATTCAGGAAGCTGGGATAGTACTCGAGAGCTCGGTCCTCTTACGGAATCTGACCTATTTTCTGCGATTCGGTGGGGTATGCTCAACGGCGCGTGAATACACATTTAGTGACCGCGAAGTCACTCGTTGCTGCCACCATGTTACAGTCGCAATATCTGTATACCAATGTGTCTGAATTACGGAACACACAACTGGTCGATCTAAGAAACTAATCTCCTCAATACTGCATACCTGTCCGGCTCCTTTCGAAGATCAATTCCAAGCTCTTACATCAGATCATCAAATTCTCTTAACAATGCATGCTCCCGATGTCTACTACGAAGCTCGTGCACcacgccgtttttttttaactctCTTGCCTGCGCTCTACGATGGACCTTACGTGAAGTGGTGCACTGACTAGACCCGTGCTTACTGCGAGTTTTGACACCGGTTGTAGAAAGCGCGAAGTTTACATTTCCAAAAAAAGGTTTCGGGACCTGAAGCGTCAGGAGTCAGGTACAGTGTGTGGTGGCGAGAACAGAGCGCCCGCATTATGACGCCGGCCTCTGTTGCTGCCAGAGTGCATTGGTCTAAATGTTGACGCCATTACAGCAAAAGTTGCTGGATGTGCATGCCTGTCCAGATATGCGGATTTACTTCTGGAGGATGTGACAAATAAAGCCATTGGTGTCTCAAACGACCAAACTCTGGTTCGCCACACAGCCAATAAAGAATGAAAATAAATTGGTGTGAACGCAGTCGTACCGATTCTCAGTTGTTCTTCAAAATGCCAACCTTTAAAAAGAGTCATCTTCATAAAAACACTCTAGCTTCTAGGCAGGCCGAGCTCCTACTGGTGGATATAATGTAACGGTGTTTCGCTTGAAACTAACCAAACTTATTAGTTCCTATTCAAATTGCGTCTGAATACTCCAGCAGACCTTGAAAAAGACTGCATTTACACAAATTGACCTAGTTCCTATGCCTTTTCAGTACattagagagcaaaagctcgttatTAGAGAGTCAACCTGAGAGTAGAGCTCGGTACTTcgcgacaagcaaaaaaaaaggggggggggggctgagtcACAGACTTGTTTGGTGTCCACCGCCTTGATGCTGTTGGTTCACAACGTAGGAAACACTGGAGGTGGACGATAACAAACGGCTAACAGCTACCATATCCCCTCTTCTCTCTCGGATATCTGATTTCTTGTGTTTCTTGGATTATCAGTTCTTAATGCTATTAATACGTTTCACGAGCCAGAGCGGTCGCATCATGCCGTAGGTGTGGATTGGTGAGTCCAAGAACTCCCCATTTGACATAAACCCTCATCATTCTTGGTGCAGTATCGAAATGCAGAAACACTATACCAGGTCTTTAATCTCTTGCCTTCCACTCTGCCCGACAATTTCCCGCCTAACGCGATAGACCACGCAAAGCGCTTTAAAAGAAAAAACTACTGATTATAATACTAATGCGAGAGTGTTATTAGGAAAAGcgggccgccgcggcggctcagtgattatggcgcttgACTATTGACTCTaaaaacgcgggttcgaccccggttgcgcggtcaaatttcaatgcagccgaaattctagaggcccgtgtaccatgcggtgtcagtgcacgttagaggaCCTCAAGTCGTCGacagttccggagcccttcaggaGCTCCAGGACCGgagctttgggaccttaaacacCCATAAATTAAACCAATCTCATCAGGAAAAGCATGAACGCTGTGGATGATAATCTCAACGAAATACATATCATGACTAAGCAGCATTTAAGCTCTTTTGCTTCAAACTCACAATACATTTAATCTAATTAGCACTGCAGTTTGTTACTCAGATGCTTCGCAAGCGAAAGCCTTGTATTAAGCAGTATGCACATTTAGACTTCGTTAGTCCCACACATCAGCTGCTCAGCTTTCTTGCCTTCTGTAATGTCCTTCTTGTATACTCAGTCATTCGCAAAAGCACTTTTCAACGCTGGATGTTTCAATAAGAAGAAGCTACAGTTCCTGTCGGCCAAGCGGTTAAGTACACCAAGCGCATGAGGAAAGTACTGCAGCACAAAAAAAGGTTTAGAGCCTCTCCCTAATAAAACTAGACATTCATTTACCGCTTAGACCTTACACAATATACTAACAAACCCTAAACTGCTTAGTAAAACGATTAGCCTCAAATCCTGTACATTGTCGTTACATGATGTCCATAATGTTCCTATCCCTTAACCGGAAGTCCCGAATGCTGTCAACTCTGCGTTTTGCTCTGTATTGATATTACAGCCCGGAAATTTCCGTCCTTGTATTTCTTCCTCCGACCACTTATTCATGTCTGAAATAACATTGGACGCTTGCGGCATTGCCAACTAATTGATTCATTGAAGGTAACTTTTAGCTGCCATTGATGCAAATAATTACAAGGTATTTAGAAGTGCTAAACGTAGAACTAGTGTCATTTTGTAGAATATTTTTCAGCGTTCACTTTCATCGCATGTCTTTCCACATGACCAGAAGGCGGGCAAGGTCATACCTGTCCGAAAAAAAATGATGATTCGTTTTCTCCCAACAACAACCGATCCATATTCCTCACAAGCGTCTGTTCAAAATTAATGAACCACGTAATTTCTTTCTACATAGTGAAAATTCTTCTAGCTGTCAACTTCTTTCATCATAACCCGCAAGGTACTCGTAAGTGACTGCCATGTGACACTCAGCTAACCCTTTTTATAACCGACAAGAGCTCAAGCCTTCGATAAAGCTTTCTATAAAAGGCCCCAAATTGTCTACTTCTCCAGCTTTCATGCATGTTCCTCAGCCTGCTTGTTCTTGATTGGACACGTGACTTTTTAACCAACCGTCATCAGCTCGTTTTTCCTAATGATTGCTCCTCTCATTTACACCCCGTTATCTAAGGCAAGCAACAAAGCACAATCTTCTGTACCCttctattcttaatttacattaacgatCTTCCCACTAGCGTATCTTCTAACATCCGCTTGTACGGAAATCACTGCTTAGTTTACCGCCCTATTAACAACATGACCGCTGTTGTCGCTCTTCAATCCGAGCTACATCACATCGATacctggtgcaaaaaaaaaagcgcgtaaTGTTTTCAAACACAAGGAAATTATCTCTTGTCTCCATTCATCGCAGGCAATGTTACCCTATCCAGAATTACAATACACCCTCTTCAACCCCGAAATTAGCTCCGTAACCACTTTCACGTACTCATCTTTCATCTTTCATAGACTACTCGCATAAACTTACCAATTCGGCTAACCATGTACTCGCAATTTTCGCTTAGCGCATCCTCCCACAAAACTACTAAGATATACACTGTACCTTCGTTCGGACCAAGCTCGAGTTTGCATGTGTTGTCTTAGACCTCTACCAAGCTAATCACATCAACTTATTAGAAACAGTTCAAAACCCTGCGGCGCGTTTTCGTTTTCTCCAATTGCTAATGTATACCCAGTGCTACTCAACGTAAAACACCAACTTCCCAACCATATCTATAGGGAAGCAAAATCACCCGCCTCTCCCTGTTTCACAAATTCTGTCAAGAATACCCTCGCAGCCCTCTTATTTTACCACCCCTTCGCCCCTTCTGCCGCCTCAACCATGACAAGACCGTACATCCTCCTTCAACCCTTTCGGTCAGCCCATCTTTCCTTGCTTTTTGTATGAACACCCAAGGACTGGAATGACCCTCCTGCCACTCCTGTGATCCATCATAACCATGACCAGTTCAAGAGCTTCACTGCATAACACATGTATAGTTACAAACGCCCACCCCTTATGTGAAacccctttacagtggaattTAACGccttcaaaaagaaaataaagacaaAATCCAGTTGCGAACAGCATTTTGGAAAATATTTACACGCGGCAAGTATCCCGTTTTTCCCACTTCCGTTTAAGCTTCCTAAATACAGCGCCTAAACACTAACAAAAGAATCACTAAGGACAGGCTCTTTGATACGGCAAATAGATTTCCTCTGCTAATGCAATACCTCCATTAAGCTTGTAACAAATCCGCCGGAAGTACAGAGCGGCAAGCCAAAGCTTGTCTCCCAAGCACCTCTATCGATCTGAGGCAAAGCTCGTGTGCGGCCCAGCTATACTCCCTGCACCGCGGTTGGAGAGATTTTGCCGCATGCTTCCACTTGGGGAGCTTAGGAACAGCATTCTCGCTTGTGACCGAAGTCCCCAGGATCTGAAACGCGAGACCATGCTGGACAACACGGGAGGAGAAGGAAAAACGAATTCAGCGTCAGTTTTTGTTCCAATTGTACCACAATGGAAACTTCATAGATCTCTAGGTTTCCTTTCTCTCTCGCATTTTTCCTTACTCCTTTTTTTTGCGAAGGCCCAGGCTAAGCGTTTTCCTTTCTCGTGCTTGTGAGTATAGCTGTGCTCACTGCACTCGCTCTGCTGAAAAGCCTCTTTCTAGCGTCAATTTATACCCTAATGAAACATAAAGTAGAGAAAATGCACTTCCACACCCCCCTCTCCCACTCGTGACGGTCAACAAATCCAACGTATGGCGCGCATGTTCCCACCCATGTTTCTCGTCATTCGGGTTATCGAACCCAAATGGCGTTGTAGTTCAAGGAAACAGGAATCGGCACAAGTCCGTAATGTATAAATGGCTTGCCCGACCTAAGCCGCTGCTACGCTTTAAGAGAGCGAGACTGTTTCAACAGCGGTACCTTGAAGCCACTCGTTCGTGGCATTACTCGTACACAAAACGCGTATACAAACACGAGTAGGATTACACAGCACAGACAAGTGGCACACGGGTAACGGTGAACGCGGAAGGGTCCGTGGCGCGGTGGGAGGACTGTCCTAAAGCAAGGCGCACAAGACGGCAGCGTCCTGCATCATGTTCTGCAGCGGCACCTGCGTGTCCATCGGCAGAAGCTCGACGGTGAGCTGCCTCTCGGAGCGCGCTTGCTCGCACCGGTGGCAGCTGCACGCCAGGGGACCCGGAGCGCCGCCGTCGCGGGACGTAGAGGCCACCTTGATGTcgtcctcgtcgtcgtcctcgtagGCCGAGACAATGGCCCCTGGACTGTCGTCCACAGCCGGGCCACGGCCGCCTTGTCTGTGGGCAGTGCTCGCCTCCGCCTTGGCCAGACGCTGCTGCTGCAGATGCTGATGGTactgcagctgctgttgctgctgcaagtacagctgctgccgccgctgctgctgttccaGCGCGACCAGCAGGTGTGGGTTGCACTGCGGGCAGTTGGGGTCGAGCTGCGCCGGTTGAGACTTCTTTTTGCCGAACAGCCTAAACTTCTGCGCAAAGAAATGGGCAGAAAGATTGCAACAAAGAATGAAATGTAGAACTGCACAtgccaaatgttttttttttttttaaatcctccTAAAATTGAAGCTATATTCGTCCGACCATTCGCGGTTTTTTCGAAGCGTTCTTATGAGAATGCTTATTTATTACCTACACTGCTTACGATTACACCCCgagatttttctcttttttgccgATTCGGGTATTGAGGCAGAAAAGGGGGTGAAAccaccatagccactcagccgTCGGGGCAGCTTTAAAGCAtaagattagaaaaaaaatcagtgACAATTCGTGCCTTTTCTTTATGGTTGAAAAGAAGTTCACGCCAGTGAAAGAAGAATACTTTTCAGAAAAGGTAACGTAATTCATGGACTTCCCCACAACGTTTTGGCGTCCCATTTCACCCTCGCATGAAAACATGAAGGTTATTAAGGTGGGTGGCAGTGTTATTACTGAACAATCAGCAATCGCTGATAGGTACAATGTTTATTTTGATTCTGTGTTCAGTCTTTAAAATCATTGACCTCTGAATTCCAATACAGGATGAGCGCAACGCCGTCTTATATGCCAGATATTGCTTCGTATCACCAAGGGATAGTTTCCCTCCTGCTTATACAGACGCAAAAAAGAATCTCCAGGCACCGATTCTATTCCTAATgagttttattattttctcctcTACCaaacgagttttcgtccaactctcgattTGCGACGACCCGATTTAATTCATATGAACATTAATTTTTCGCTAGACGATAGCTGAATGGAATTCCATGCCTCAGGCCCTCTTACAGGCAAACAATCTGCTCTAATTTGAAGAAGATCATTTGTCCCGTTACTCATCCGGAAAGAAATCCTCCGTCGCTGTTTTATTCCATTACGTCCTTTAACCGCTATTCCAATTTTCAGTGGCCTGAAAACTAACATATTTTTGTGAATACTGGTCTCTGAATCTGATGTACTTGAGCATTGGTCTGCTGAGCAGGACGGCAATGCTATGATGATTTGCTAATTTCGAGCTGACTGTATTAGTTTTGTATAAATTTTATACTTGTGGTGGTGTACAATT
Coding sequences within it:
- the LOC144094332 gene encoding uncharacterized protein LOC144094332; the protein is MMDTLSNEPEDGAMQKKKAKKFRLFGKKKSQPAQLDPNCPQCNPHLLVALEQQQRRQQLYLQQQQQLQYHQHLQQQRLAKAEASTAHRQGGRGPAVDDSPGAIVSAYEDDDEDDIKVASTSRDGGAPGPLACSCHRCEQARSERQLTVELLPMDTQVPLQNMMQDAAVLCALL